In the genome of Vicia villosa cultivar HV-30 ecotype Madison, WI linkage group LG7, Vvil1.0, whole genome shotgun sequence, one region contains:
- the LOC131619230 gene encoding uncharacterized protein LOC131619230: MSHLDRFLLSENLVRNWNIFGQWIKKRDISDHFPIWLKCNNNIEWDPKLFCFNNCWLKHDNFLLFAKTEWQKCVVNGIKDFILSEKLKSLKTSLRIWNKEVFGWIDLKVEGCVEYLNAMDNLLFDNIIGNIGLLTYERHKVVSEFWKHMDIKESFLRKNSRKTWLKEGDRNTSYFHNAMKVRNRHKFINSVETSNGVVEAVEDIKKAIQEHFGNFFMESNFSRSVRRFSFQLPQGTGQRYAGSSIF; encoded by the coding sequence ATGAGTCATCTCGATAGATTCTTACTATCAGAGAACTTGGTGCGTAATTGGAACATCTTTGGACAATGGATCAAGAAAAGAGACATCTCGGACCATTTCCCTATCTGGCTGAAGTGTAACAATAATATTGAATGGGATCCTAAACTGTTTTGTTTCAACAATTGTTGGTTAAAACACGATAACTTCTTATTGTTCGCTAAAACGGAATGGCAGAAGTGTGTGGTTAATGGCATAAAGGATTTCATCCTTAGTGAAAAGCTTAAATCTCTTAAAACAAGTCTTAGGATTTGGAACAAAGAGGTGTTTGGATGGATTGACTTGAAAGTGGAAGGTTGTGTAGAATATCTGAATGCTATGGATAATCTGTTATTTGATAACATTATAGGCAACATAGGCTTGTTAACATATGAGAGGCATAAGGTAGTTTCAGAATTTTGGAAGCATATGGACATCAAGGAGAGTTTCTTGAGGAAAAATTCAAGGAAAACATGGTTGAAGGAGGGCGATCGTAACACTTCGTATTTCCACAACGCGATGAAAGTTCGAAATAGACATAAATTCATCAATTCCGTTGAAACTTCTAACGGAGTTGTGGAAGCAGTGGAGGATATCAAGAAAGCTATTCAAGAGCATTTTGGTAATTTCTTCATGGAAAGCAATTTTTCAAGGTCTGTTCGAAGATTTTCCTTTCAACTTCCTCAAGGAACAGGACAGAGATATGCTGGAAGTTCCATTTTTTGA